agtcctttattttaatagaataaaataaaataatcttaAGAAGAATGTTTTAATGCTCTATCTTTGGAtgaaattttttataaatacttattataattattaattaaaaaaccaAGAAATGttaaagaaggaaaattaatgcagcaagaggaagaaggtggatacttatacttaattaaGCAAGGTCTTAGGGACAAGACTAATAGAAGGGGAGTATtgtattataacctaacttttatagttgcaataatgggcctatagggtaggcGCGGttagattaactataatccgATGAACCAATTAAAAATGGATTAagaacttatttattaatctagcttaagattaataagcATTATATTAATCTCCAGAAGGATTAATAGTTATTCTTTTAATCCTGTCTAGACTAACtggatatataagtttacttcttatgcttatttagataacttaaatagccagttgttaatatagttttacaTCTATAGATTAGAAAGCACTGGTgactattattgtaatatcGTTGCCCAATAGGTTTCCTAATCTAtccgccaatataaacctgaagaacttattctaggtttgtcccttgggaatctaccctatactaactatctagtgtacggttcgtTACACCTACCTGATGATTACTAAggtattttacttttaatattttattttagcaaCTAACTAAAGGTATCCAAGTCGTAGATTAACATTTAAAGGTAGGTTATATAGCCTAGGCAAGAAAATGTTAAATATACTGCTATTATAGAGagattataaaatataaatatatatatagaaaatagTATCGTATTCTTAACTTACCTTTTAATGATATTTTGTAAGctaaggaaatatattttataaaaaaaaaaaacttttagaCCTATATTGTAAATGACAACATGCACAATGCATTTACATTTTCTACAAACCCGCACTAACCCATCTGGCACCACCAGAGTGGTGGGGTGATTCGACTTTGTTCCGTGTATGCTGCGGGAGTGGAACATTTGTAAGTGGTCCATGGACCTTTCAGTGGAAAGTTGGTTTGGGTGGAAGCCTCCCACAATGCATGCATGACTGAATCGCTTTCGACCTACTGTAACTAGACTCGGGTCCAATCGTGTGGTTAAAAGTAATGtaaatagaatatttaaCAAGGGATAAGAAAGTGCGCTTTCCTGAGAGGCAACGACAATCGccatttatatttattagttcatttcttcttcattccaaTTTATTAAGACTATATATCTCAACTCTTTTGAAAGTTGCTGGCCTTGGGacatatatttttattttactgttATTAATAACCCTAACTCACTAGCAAGATGCAGCTTATCACTTCAGCACAGCAGGTTGGCAAACCCTCAACCTTGCTGACCTCCAACATGACTGGATCCACCTACTTCGACGCAATGTTTTTCGGGGAGGGATGTGCATGTGGCAGCGTTACATTCACTCCTGGTGCTCGAACATTTTGGCATACCCATGAAAAGGGACAGATTCTGTTTGTTACACAGGGTAGCGGTCTCATCCAGTCCGAGGGCCAAGAGCCGCGGAAACTAAAGGTTGGAGATGTGGTATACATTCCTGGTGGTGAGAAGCACTGGCACGGTGCAGCACCAGATACTGTCATGACACATATGGCGGTAGCATTGGGAGGTCAGTACCTGATGCTGTTGCGCAAGGGGAATTGCCGCTGACAATGCAATTAAAGGATGCGACTGGCATGAGGAAGTAGACCAGAATAAATACGAGAGCGCGCATAGGAGCAGTGATTGATAGATGCGCCACTGACATGGTTGCTGCCCAAGATACGCCTTCCCATGCGGAGGAGGAAGGTTTTTTCATAGAGTGATGCGCGGACTATGTACCAGTTTTGACAGTGAGGACTGCATTGGTCGGAAATTACCTTGGTAGTAATCATTTACTTGTATACATCGCTATTATTATCTATTGCTCAGGCGTCTGGACGTCATAGACGTGTAAGAATTGTAAATACCAGGTATTGCGCAGTGGTGTGCCCACCACGCTGAATGCGACGGAATTATCTGATGCAGTGCGACAGAGCCACTTGCCTATATAGAACTCTACAATTTCATTCTAGCAGTCTTTGTCTATGCTGTCGATATTCGTCATTATTTTCCTACTACTGAAATCTCGTGGTATGCCTTATTCTGTGCTTACGTGACTTTTATGCGTCGAGAATTCGTAGGCCGAGTAACCCACCGCGACTGTTACATGTAGCCATTGCGCAAAACTGTGGTAATAAAGGTGAATGAGgcaaaattatttaattacacGCACTGAACGTTTCTGTAGTGTAAAAATTATGAGAGCATCTACTATACGATGAAGCTTTTGAACTGCTTTGTTGGTGGTACCACCGGTGGGCACACCTCCGAAATGGAGGGAACCTTTAAAGAGCTTATGGCCACAATTAACTCATACCCGATTCAGGTCCATCTCCACCGTTTCACATCAATCCTCTGCAAAATGCCATTTCCATCGCAAATTACAGTTCTGGTGGCTTCTGtcattgttgctgctgccattctGCTATACAGAGCGGCTCTGCCTAAACCTATCCCAGTGAGTGGCGTCAACACTGCCTATAATACTGAGACGTACCGTAATTAACAGCTGAGCAGGGCATTCCATACGATGAAAAGTCTGCCACACGTTTATTGGGTAAGATGATCTAAATACCTACGCGTTACCCGTTGGAGCCTCAGCCGCCAGCTAATCTTCATCCTTTCTCGATGAAAAGGCGATGTCCCACGTGCGCTCAGTCACTACAAAAACACGGGCGAGATGATGTCTTTCCTCGCACAAAAATGCCAAGAGCTCAACTCTCCGATGATTCAAGTGTTTATGAGGCCCTTTGGTAGACCCTGGGTGATTATGTGTGATGGGAGAGAGTAGGTATTTTTGTTTAAACTATCCGCGGCGCTGAGCTAATCGTTGTCAGAGCACAAGATATCATGTCAAGGAGGGGACGCGAATTCGACCGAGGAGACATGTTTCGGGATTTCTTTGCGGCAATAATACCGCATCAGCAGTCTGTCCTGCCTACTAACGATCAATGGAGGCACAATCGGCGTCTGGTCAGTGTTCCGAATAGCCAAATTTGAAAACAAAGCGCCGCTAAATCAGGTGAATCGGCTTACAGGTAGCAGACACTATGTCGGTTCCATTCCTAAACAATGTTGCTACATACAGGGTCTACGAGAACACTATTGATCTCATTGATCTCTGGCGCCAAAAGCTTAGGCTGGCTCCGAAGCACGCGTTCGATGTTTATAAAGATGTTCAATACTGCACTGTAGATACAATTTGGGCTGCTACCTTCGGATCGTCTCTTGGTATAAGCAAGTCTCAGGCCGACTACTTATCCAATCTCGACCACAttgctcttcctcctgaTAGCAAGAAAACTGTTGCCGAAATACCAGAGGGGGAATTCCCCGAGGGTTGGCATACTTTGACTACCATTGTTCGAAGCTTCGAAATTCCCATGAACTCCCCTCTTGGACGCCACCACCACTGTGTGTAACTGAGGCCAAAGAGAATTTTGTACTCTACATGTCACGTTTAGATGCTAACCATTTGGTAGGGTTTGCTATTAAATTCTATCCCTCTTATCGCCGCGCGATGGCATCAAGAAACAGGTTAATCGGCAGCAAGATCGAACAAGCGTGGAACACCTTTGGACGTGGTGACGCAGCCGATGAGGACAAATTGAGGTGTGCAGTCGACCTGGTTGTCCAGCGTGAGGTCACCCTGGCCAAGAAACAAGGCAGGGCACCCGATCGTGAATCTAAGTTTCTTTTTGATGAAATGGCTGGCTTTCTCCAGGCTGGTTTCGAAACTACATCATCCACGCTCAACTGGGGGGTTAAGTACTTGACTCAATACCAGGACGTCCAGAAAAAGCTACGAGCAAGCCTACGAGCTACTCACAAAGCGGCTTTCGACAAGGGAGAACAACCTGGTGCTGAGGAAATCGCCAAAGCAAGAGATGTGTACCTGGAAGCGTTCATTGACGAGGTGATGCGTCACTCTGGCATTCTGTCATCAAATATCCGCAAGGCTACCGAAGATGTGGAGGTTTTGGGGTACCGTATTCCAAAAGGCACGGATTTATGGATGCTGGTAAGCTTTTTTATCTAGATGCAAGAGATACCTCACAGAGTATACTAAAAAGAATTGATAGACAAACGGGCCAAGCTTTCATTCGCCTGCATTCCCCATTGATGAGCAAAAACGCAGTACATCAAGCCGAGAATACAAAGGGGATACTGAAAGATGGAGCACCCACGAAGATTTGGAGGTTTTCCGGCCAGAGCGATGGCTGAAGAAGGAATCCGACCAGGGCGCCGAAAATGGCGGGATAACTTTCGATGCCCGCGCGGCCCCTCTTCAGACATTTGGTGCTGGTATTCGCGGATGCTTCGGTGAGAGTTGTCCTCATATAAATTTCTGAAACTTTGACTAACGATCGCATACGCAGGCAAGCGACTGGCATATCTTGAGCAGAGAGTGATATATACCTTGATGGTTTGGAACTTTGAGTTTCAGAGCATCCCTGAATCGATGGGGGATTTCGGGGCCAATGACATCCTGACACACACGCCGAAATATGTTCGAGTTATGTTGGCGGAAGCAAAATAGTGTCATAGGCGGATATGTGGTACATAGAAGGGTAAATGTTGCAATTTTATAGCTGCACCCCAGTATTATAGTTGCAGACATTATCGTTGTCAACACTCTGTGCATgcataattactttaaaaaaaaaaaaaaaaaaaaaaaaaaaagaactcaAGGCGTACACATAAGTTGCTAATTCTTTTGACTAATTCGCTATTGTTTTGTTTAACTGTTCTTGATATTATTTgagtcaaaaaaaaaaaaaaaaaaagcccatgAGCTCTTTCATTGTGTAGCCACATAATTTAGGACCAAGGTTGTACGTTGGATAATTCATCCAGGTCATTCACACGTTAGACGCAAGTGATGAATTgcgcttttttatttctttatttggGGAGCATGTCTATTATCTAGAAGCAAACTATCGCAAGGACCTTTCAGTTACGTAACCTCACCCGCACGCCTACAGTATATTCCTCTACTAATTCACCTTGTAGTAACGCCAAGTCGTATGACATCAAAATAGAAGTTTTGAGGAGATAGAAGTGTTAAAGAGGTAGCTATATCTATGCGACGAGAACCTCATTCTGTACCAACTCTAGGCTAATCAGCTAAATGGCAGTTAACGATGAAGCCGGCAAGCAACGGCATCACTAACGCCTTATTGATGCTTCACTAGGCTTAAGCTTCGGCATCGGCCCGCAGAGCAAAGCCGgtgcttaaaaaaaaaacgaaaggTGGACACACTACATACATAGGTATGGAGTGTCGTACCACCATCCTGTGTCTCGTCTGAAGGGTGGAATCAAACTACATCTGTAAGTCTAACTGCACGATGGGTGGTACCATCCCCTAACGAGCCTGTGGCCGATTGCATTGATAGCAGTATAGTTGTGTGCTGTATACCATCTAAACTACAGCAATCCCCCACACCTGTGGGTTTTGCTATGCTTCTGGACCTTCAAACTCGGTGCACGAGCGAGCGCGCAACAGACGTCTCGTATTATGGATTCAAAGATCTTAGAAAGCGGAGATTTCATCTTCCGCCCAAGGAGCTGGCCAGTTCAGATCCAAATCATATTTGTTGTATTTATGATCTATAGGGTCTACTCATGTCTAACTCGCAACCGACCGTATGTGGGGATTCCAATAGCTCAGATAGAGCAGAAGGGTATTCATTTTTTGATTCAACTTTTTCTCCCAGGCTTGTCTTGGATGATATCACCCCAAGAGGTCCTAGCCAAGGGGAAAGCCATCAGCAAGACCACCGACGGCATCTACCAACTGCGAGCCTCTGGAGGATACAAGATCGTACTCCCAAGGTATGAAGTTCAAGAGGACTTATGTATGCTGCTCGTGCAAAATCAATTACTAACATTACATGTTTCCTGCTTGTAGGCGCTATGCAGAAGAGATCCGCAACAACGAATACATGACGTTTGGCGGTTCATGCAAAAAGGATTTCCATTCTACACAGGTCAGTATCAGTGCATAGTTAGCAGTGAGGCATGTGATAGCTCATACCTAATGCCTGAGCTAGCCCGGTTTTGAAGCAATGCTAGAAGGCTTACGCGAAGACCGTCTCGTCATAGATGCCGTACACAAGCTTGTTCAGAATCTAGGCGTAATTCTTCCATCTATGATAGACGAAGCCAATTTCAGCATTACAAAGTGGTTTGGAGATAAGGAGGACGAATGGCGAACCTTTAAGCTCAACGATGCTGCGGTGGATATCGTTGCCCGAATTGTCACACGAGCGACCATTGGCATTGACTTTGCGAGAAATGAGGTACGAGATTGTACATGTGTGTATATGAGAGGTTCAATTATCTAACACAGGGCTGGTATGTTAGGAGTGGATTCGCATCTCAAGAGACCATGCGGTCTCTACATTCATTTCATCTGTCATCTTGCACCAAGTACCAGCGCTCTTAAGACCAGTCCTAGTTTGGATTATACCAGAATGTAGGAAGTTACGGAAACAGGTAGCAGATTCTAAGCGCCTTCTAGCCCCCAAAGTGCGAGCAATCGAGGAGGGGCTTCGGGATGGCAGAAAGCGGCCTGCGACTGCCAATGTTTTTACGTGGCTAATGGACGTTGCTAAAGGTCGCCACATTAACTTTGTACTCGCGCAGATGAGTATTAGCGAGGCAAGCATTCATTCTACGTCCGAAATGTTGACTCGAATGATCATACAATGTTGCAAGACTCCCGAACTGGTCAATGATTTACGCGAAGAGATCGCTCGCGTtttggaggaagaggggggATGGTCAAAGGCAGCACCTTACAAGATGAAACTGCTCGACTCATTTATGAGAGAAATTTCGCGGCACCAACCTATGGGCATCGGTACGTTATTGAGTTCCAGTCTTCCCCGATTACAACATCATGGCTATTTAATTAATCATATTCTTAACAGCCGGAATGTTACGAGACGTAAGGCGCGATGTAAAACTTTCCAATGGTGTGGTACTACCTGCTGGCGGGCTTGTAATGGTagaagatgatggcgttGTCGATCCTGATGTTAACCCTCATCCGGAAACGTTTGATGCAAGGAGATACTTGCATCTAAGACAGCAGCCAAATGGAGAAGCCCGACATCAATTCGTAACTACTTCGCCTGACAACTTGCTGTTTGGATTAGGCAATAACCAATGTCCAGGTACGGTTCTAATGGCTTCTGGTTCATGCACTCACTAACATCATCATTATAGGAAGGCAGTTTGCGAGTAATGAAATCAAGATCATGTTCAGTTTTATGCTGCTCAGATATGATTGGAGATTTCCACCGGGCTTTGTTCTTCCCAGTCCAGTCTATTTTGAAAGCAGAGTTGCGGCCCCAATTACCATGGTGCAATGCCGTCGAAGACAGG
The Trichoderma asperellum chromosome 7, complete sequence DNA segment above includes these coding regions:
- a CDS encoding uncharacterized protein (EggNog:ENOG41~TransMembrane:2 (o18-35i56-73o)), which produces MDSKILESGDFIFRPRSWPVQIQIIFVVFMIYRVYSCLTRNRPYVGIPIAQIEQKGIHFLIQLFLPGLSWMISPQEVLAKGKAISKTTDGIYQLRASGGYKIVLPRRYAEEIRNNEYMTFGGSCKKDFHSTQPGFEAMLEGLREDRLVIDAVHKLVQNLGVILPSMIDEANFSITKWFGDKEDEWRTFKLNDAAVDIVARIVTRATIGIDFARNEEWIRISRDHAVSTFISSVILHQVPALLRPVLVWIIPECRKLRKQVADSKRLLAPKVRAIEEGLRDGRKRPATANVFTWLMDVAKGRHINFVLAQMSISEASIHSTSEMLTRMIIQCCKTPELVNDLREEIARVLEEEGGWSKAAPYKMKLLDSFMREISRHQPMGIAGMLRDVRRDVKLSNGVVLPAGGLVMVEDDGVVDPDVNPHPETFDARRYLHLRQQPNGEARHQFVTTSPDNLLFGLGNNQCPGRQFASNEIKIMFSFMLLRYDWRFPPGFVLPSPVYFESRVAAPITMVQCRRRQEAKDLLKVKIAA
- a CDS encoding uncharacterized protein (EggNog:ENOG41), producing MQLITSAQQVGKPSTLLTSNMTGSTYFDAMFFGEGCACGSVTFTPGARTFWHTHEKGQILFVTQGSGLIQSEGQEPRKLKVGDVVYIPGGEKHWHGAAPDTVMTHMAVALGGCDWHEEVDQNKYESAHRSSD
- a CDS encoding uncharacterized protein (EggNog:ENOG41~TransMembrane:1 (i55-74o)); the encoded protein is MKLLNCFVGGTTGGHTSEMEGTFKELMATINSYPIQVHLHRFTSILCKMPFPSQITVLVASVIVAAAILLYRAALPKPIPGIPYDEKSATRLLGDVPRALSHYKNTGEMMSFLAQKCQELNSPMIQVFMRPFGRPWVIMCDGREAQDIMSRRGREFDRGDMFRDFFAAIIPHQQSVLPTNDQWRHNRRLVADTMSVPFLNNVATYRVYENTIDLIDLWRQKLRLAPKHAFDVYKDVQYCTVDTIWAATFGSSLGISKSQADYLSNLDHIALPPDSKKTVAEIPEGEFPEGWHTLTTIVRSFEIPMNSPLGRHHHWFAIKFYPSYRRAMASRNRLIGSKIEQAWNTFGRGDAADEDKLRCAVDLVVQREVTLAKKQGRAPDRESKFLFDEMAGFLQAGFETTSSTLNWGVKYLTQYQDVQKKLRASLRATHKAAFDKGEQPGAEEIAKARDVYLEAFIDEVMRHSGILSSNIRKATEDVEVLGYRIPKGTDLWMLTNGPSFHSPAFPIDEQKRSTSSREYKGDTERWSTHEDLEVFRPERWLKKESDQGAENGGITFDARAAPLQTFGAGIRGCFGKRLAYLEQRVIYTLMVWNFEFQSIPESMGDFGANDILTHTPKYVRVMLAEAK